One region of Pseudomonas sp. B21-040 genomic DNA includes:
- the mnmH gene encoding tRNA 2-selenouridine(34) synthase MnmH, which produces MSIDFTDYRDIFLNDRPMMDARAPVEFSKGSFPGGVNLPLMNDSERQRIGTCYKQHGQQAAITLGHQLVSGEIKAERIQAWADFARVHPEGYLYCFRGGLRSQIVQQWLKDEAGIDYPRVGGGYKAMRTFLLDTLDQAVTQCDFVLLGGMTGTGKTEVLTQLSNGLDLEGHANHRGSSFGKRATGQPSNIDFENRLAVDVLKKRAHGIEQFVLEDESRAVGSCALPLPLYQGMQQFPMVWLEDSLEGRVERILRDYVVDLCAEFIGVHGDEGFALFCARMLESLNNVQKRLGGERHRRMLILMEEALAEQGRSGAVDLHRGWIEGLLREYYDPMYAFQREKKGARIEFAGERVAVLEYLRERVNQQG; this is translated from the coding sequence TGGAGTTCAGCAAGGGTTCATTCCCGGGGGGGGTCAACCTGCCGCTGATGAATGACAGCGAACGCCAGCGCATCGGCACCTGTTACAAGCAGCACGGGCAGCAAGCGGCCATTACGCTGGGGCATCAACTGGTGTCCGGCGAGATCAAGGCTGAACGCATCCAGGCCTGGGCCGATTTCGCCCGGGTGCATCCCGAGGGCTATTTGTATTGTTTTCGCGGCGGCTTGCGTTCGCAGATCGTCCAGCAATGGCTCAAGGACGAAGCCGGCATTGACTATCCCCGGGTCGGTGGCGGCTACAAGGCCATGCGCACGTTCCTCCTCGACACGCTCGATCAGGCGGTGACCCAGTGCGATTTCGTCTTGCTGGGCGGCATGACCGGCACCGGCAAGACCGAAGTGCTGACGCAGTTGAGCAACGGGCTGGACCTTGAAGGCCACGCCAATCATCGCGGCTCCAGCTTCGGCAAGCGCGCGACCGGGCAGCCGTCCAACATTGATTTTGAAAACCGTCTGGCGGTGGATGTCCTGAAAAAGCGTGCCCACGGCATCGAGCAGTTTGTGCTGGAAGACGAGAGCCGGGCAGTCGGCAGTTGCGCATTGCCGTTGCCGCTGTATCAGGGCATGCAGCAATTTCCGATGGTCTGGCTGGAAGACAGCCTCGAAGGGCGTGTCGAACGAATATTGCGCGACTACGTGGTGGACCTGTGTGCCGAGTTCATCGGCGTGCATGGCGATGAAGGGTTTGCGTTGTTTTGCGCACGTATGCTGGAAAGCCTCAACAACGTGCAGAAACGCCTGGGTGGCGAACGCCATCGGCGGATGTTGATATTGATGGAAGAAGCCTTGGCCGAGCAGGGCCGAAGCGGTGCAGTGGATTTGCACCGAGGCTGGATTGAAGGGTTGCTTCGTGAGTATTACGACCCGATGTATGCGTTTCAGCGGGAGAAGAAAGGCGCGCGGATCGAGTTTGCTGGGGAGAGGGTAGCGGTACTCGAATACCTGCGCGAGCGAGTCAATCAGCAAGGTTGA